From the genome of Pseudoxanthomonas sp.:
GCTGGATCGTCCAGTCGGCCTTGCACCGCAAATACCCCGTTGCCGCGACCATCGGGCACCAGGTGGTCGATCCTGGACAGGCCATCGGCGCCGGCGTGCGCCGCCAGCCCGGCTGCGGCATTGATGAACTTGGCATCGTCCTGCAGGCCCAGCCTTTCCCGCTGCGTGCCGAGCTTGTCCAGCGCGTCGCGCAGCAGCGCATTGGCTGGATCGTCTGCATGCTGTAGCCGTGCAGGCTGACCTGGAGCATCGTGCTGACGCAGCTGTTGCAGGCTCTGGGATTCCATCACCGACTCGATGCCATGCAGGTCCAGGCGATGCATCAGCATCTTGCCGGGCACCAGGCGTTCCAGCATGGAAAGTGGATCGGGATCGGGCAGCTCGATCTGATGGCCGGCTGCATCGGGCATCACATATTTGATCGGGAAGCTGTCTTCCTGCAGATGCGTCAGGATCTCGTTCTTGACGTGGTATGCGCGGATCAGCCCATCCTTGGCGTAGTCCTTGGCGGCGGTAGGATCAAGGCCCTCGCGTTCCAATGTTCTGTCGTTCACCCCTGCGGCATTGTAGGTGACGGCAGGGACGTCATAGACCATGGCTGAAGCTGCAGCGAGGCCTCCGCCCAAAGAGTGGCCCGCCAGGATCATGTTCTTGCCAAAGGCTTCCTGGGCTTTGTGGGTCAGCTGAAGTGCGCGGTCGTACTGTGCTGTTTCTATTCCCAAGCCCTGGCCGAAATTTGAACGCCAATCCTTGAGCTCGTCGGTGCCGCACATCGCAAGCACGACTTGGCCTTGGCTGTTTTTATACAGCGCTGCGTCGAAACCGCTTTCTGCATCGTGGAGCATGAGTGGATCGATGCCCGCTTCGTGCAACGCATCGTCATCCAATCGTGACCAATCAGCAGGTAACGCTCGTGCCGAGGCGGGTTCGTTACGCCGTTGGTCCGCGGTGGCATATAAATCCTGGAGCAGAGAAGGCAGTTGCAGGTCCAGGTCCTTGGGTTCCTTGCCCTGGATCTCCTCTGCGAAGCTTTTTGTGGTTTCGTCCGGCATGAAGATTCCTTTCTTCCTGTGTACAGAAATTGGCTTTCAGCCCTCGACCGGGATTGCGTGCGCCTTAAGCCATTCGCGTACGGAAGCCCGACCTTCTTTTGCCTTTGCATTCAGTATTTTTTCCGGCGTCGTGAAGAATCCCGGCTGGAATGTCACGTGCTGCGCGTTGACCAGCCTGGGGTCGACGCCAAGCTTCAGGAAACGAAGGACGTCATCGCTGTTGTTGCCGACAGCCGCCACGTGGAGCAATGAATCACCCATGCGATCTCGATGGTGAACATCAGCGCCGGCAGCGATGAGCATCGACGCCTGCTCACCCCGCTTATGCAACACCGCATCGAACAGCGGCGTACGGCCGCTCGGATTGGGTGTATCGATCGGCGCCTTGTGGTCGATCAGCACCTTGAGGTACTTGGCGTCGTTGACCGTGGCAGCCATGTGCACGACGGTGTCGTTGTCGATGCCTTGTTCGGTCGGATCAGCGCCCGCATCCAGCAGCGCAGCCAGCGCTTCGGTGCTGCGGCTGTAGATCGCCCATTCCAGCAGCGTGACATTTGAATCGCCGTGCCCGGCAAGATTGGTGTGCGGTGCCAAAGCCAGGATTTCCGCGCGGTCGCCTTCGGCAATCGCGCGGGCCATCTTTTCCAGCGACGGATCGGGAAAGATGGATTTGATGTCGGTGCTTTTCATTGCGGGGTGCTCCTGGGCGCCTGCGTCGTGGGTGCTGCAGCCGGCCAGGAACAGGGTAACGGCGACGGCAATGGCGACGGGGGCGTGCGGCATGGTGGGAATCCGGGAAGGAGGGAGCGTCGTGGTCGGTGGTGTCAGTAGGTCATCGCCGCGCGCAGCGTGGGTTCTGCGGCATCGCCCTGCTGGCGTGTGCGGGCCTGCGCCTGCAGCTGCTGGGCACTGTCGTCCAGCGGCTGTTGCCGGGCCTGCGCGGTATCGAGCTGCAGGCGCAGGTGCGCGGGATCGTCCATCGCGCCCTGTACGGCGAACAATGCCTTGCCGTCCTGCGTGGGTAGTACATGGTCGATGCGCCGCATGCCGGCCTCATCCGCGCGGGCGGCCAAGGTGGCGGCGGTATTGAAGAAGGCGGTGTCGTCCTGCAGGCCGAGTTGCGCGCGTTGCGGTTGCAGGCGTTCGCTGGCGTTGTTGAACAGGGCGTTGCCCGGATGCGTGGCGTCCGTGATCGCTGCAGCTGGCCCCGCCTGCCGTGCAGCCAGCTGCTGGGCTTCGATCACCTTGTCGATGTAGTGCAGGTCGACGCCGTGGGCGATGCCGCTGCCGGGGACCAGTTTTTCCCAGAACGACTGCGGGTCCGGATCGGGCAGTTCGATCTTGTGTCCGACTGCATCGGGCATCACCCATTTCAGCGGAATGCTGTCTTCCTGCAGCGTGGTCAGGATTTCGTTGTCCACCGCATAGCGGCGGACCAGGCCGGATTCGTCGGCGTACTGCTTGGCGGCCCCGGCATCCAGGCCCTGGCGTTCCAGCGTGTTGTCGTGCACCCCGGAGGCGTTGAACGTCACCGC
Proteins encoded in this window:
- a CDS encoding ankyrin repeat domain-containing protein, with the translated sequence MPHAPVAIAVAVTLFLAGCSTHDAGAQEHPAMKSTDIKSIFPDPSLEKMARAIAEGDRAEILALAPHTNLAGHGDSNVTLLEWAIYSRSTEALAALLDAGADPTEQGIDNDTVVHMAATVNDAKYLKVLIDHKAPIDTPNPSGRTPLFDAVLHKRGEQASMLIAAGADVHHRDRMGDSLLHVAAVGNNSDDVLRFLKLGVDPRLVNAQHVTFQPGFFTTPEKILNAKAKEGRASVREWLKAHAIPVEG
- a CDS encoding XVIPCD domain-containing protein translates to MPDETTKSFAEEIQGKEPKDLDLQLPSLLQDLYATADQRRNEPASARALPADWSRLDDDALHEAGIDPLMLHDAESGFDAALYKNSQGQVVLAMCGTDELKDWRSNFGQGLGIETAQYDRALQLTHKAQEAFGKNMILAGHSLGGGLAAASAMVYDVPAVTYNAAGVNDRTLEREGLDPTAAKDYAKDGLIRAYHVKNEILTHLQEDSFPIKYVMPDAAGHQIELPDPDPLSMLERLVPGKMLMHRLDLHGIESVMESQSLQQLRQHDAPGQPARLQHADDPANALLRDALDKLGTQRERLGLQDDAKFINAAAGLAAHAGADGLSRIDHLVPDGRGNGVFAVQGRLDDPAHHRSHVDANQAAQVPADQSAQQLRAQSQTLAVQQQDQEQQQRQAPRAAMA
- a CDS encoding XVIPCD domain-containing protein, which encodes MSLQSDPPIVDAAMQSRTTMVSGDASPSFADQVRGQDVHAIDQTLARIMSDVYYGTGVDGWQQMTPDQVREAGIDPDLLHSDKSGFSAGLYTDSQGHYVVAYVGTDEAKDWLTNLGQGLGFKDAQYDQAIALAKQAKIAFGNEVVITGHSLGGGLAGAASIVSDIPAVTFNASGVHDNTLERQGLDAGAAKQYADESGLVRRYAVDNEILTTLQEDSIPLKWVMPDAVGHKIELPDPDPQSFWEKLVPGSGIAHGVDLHYIDKVIEAQQLAARQAGPAAAITDATHPGNALFNNASERLQPQRAQLGLQDDTAFFNTAATLAARADEAGMRRIDHVLPTQDGKALFAVQGAMDDPAHLRLQLDTAQARQQPLDDSAQQLQAQARTRQQGDAAEPTLRAAMTY